In Pocillopora verrucosa isolate sample1 unplaced genomic scaffold, ASM3666991v2 scaffold_116, whole genome shotgun sequence, a single genomic region encodes these proteins:
- the LOC136278513 gene encoding betaine--homocysteine S-methyltransferase 1-like has product MERRGYVKAGVWTPEATVEHPEAVLQLHREFLRAGADVMQTFTFYASDDKLRNRGNTASEKIGCKRINQAACDLARQVANEGDALVAGNICQTPSYMSGLGKEAVQREFQEQIDIFVKNDVDFLIGELFFYVEEAEWALEVMKATGKPIAMCLNICSAGDLEGVSVEECAVRIAKAGADMIGVNCYYDPDVCLETMKIMKQALEKEGLKRHLIVQPMGYKTPECLDHTNPARRMGITGLAEFPYAMETRLLTRFDMHKYARKAYDMGIRYIGACCGMEPYHVRAIAEELAKERGKLPPASEKHAPWGDALRQHTYPWVRARARRSHWENLQPTSGRPFSSALRELDSQWGNLKVADKNMIQQKTLTTDEELHKLAAYAETH; this is encoded by the exons ATGGAGAGAAGGGGCTATGTTAAAGCGGGAGTGTGGACACCAGAAGCTACAGTAGAGCATCCAGAAGCAG TCTTGCAACTGCATCGAGAGTTTCTTCGGGCAGGCGCCGATGTGATGCAGACGTTTACTTTCTACGCCAGTGATGACAAGTTACGCAATCGTGGTAACACGGCTTCCGAGAAGATTGGG TGCAAGCGCATCAATCAAGCTGCGTGTGATCTCGCGCGTCAAGTGGCCAACGAGGGCGACGCCCTCGTAGCAGGTAACATCTGCCAAACGCCCTCATACATGTCAGGACTTGGTAAAGAAGCCGTTCAGAGAGAGTTTCAGGAACAAATCGACATTTTTGTCAAGAATGACGTGGATTTTCTGATCGGAGAG TTGTTTTTCTATGTAGAGGAGGCAGAATGGGCCCTTGAAGTGATGAAAGCCACAGGAAAACCAATTGCCATGTGCCTTAACATCTGTTCTGCCGGAGATTTGGAAGGAGTGTCTGTTGAAGAGTGTGCTGTGAGAATCGCTAAAGCAG GTGCCGACATGATCGGTGTGAATTGTTACTACGATCCGGACGTATGCTTGGAAACCATGAAGATTATGAAACAGGCCCTGGAAAAGGAAGGACTCAAACGTCATCTGATTGTTCAGCCAATGGGTTACAAGACACCGGAGTGTCTCGACCACACTAACCCAGCCAGACGAATGGGGATTACAGGACTAGCGGAGTTTCCTTATG CTATGGAGACTCGTTTGCTCACTCGGTTTGACATGCACAAGTACGCTCGTAAAGCTTATGATATGGGCATTCGATACATTGGAGCATGCTGTGGAATGGAGCCTTATCACGTTCGAGCCATAGCTGAAGAG CTTGCAAAAGAACGTGGTAAATTACCTCCAGCTAGCGAGAAGCATGCCCCATGGGGAGACGCCTTACGGCAGCACACATATCCTTGGGTTAGAGCCAG GGCTCGCCGATCTCATTGGGAGAACTTGCAGCCCACTAGTGGTCGGCCATTCAGTAGCGCTTTACGTGAGCTGGATTCACAGTGGGGAAATCTTAAGGTGGCAGACAAAAACATGATTCAACAAAAGACTCTGACTACTGACGAGGAACTGCATAAGCTTGCTGCATACGCAGAGACTCACTGA